A window from Culex pipiens pallens isolate TS chromosome 3, TS_CPP_V2, whole genome shotgun sequence encodes these proteins:
- the LOC120432389 gene encoding acylpyruvase FAHD1, mitochondrial, with product MSQNFFKSTRKIIGAGVNYKEILRATNGAKPENPVIFFKPISSLISSNDEDTIKVPKVFGAINYEAELGVVIGKRCKNVAPDQAMSYVAGYCLALDMTGMDFILDARPKGLPWCLGKGFDTSTPVSRLIHPEELEDPTNVRVWCKVNEQMKQDDSTSNLIFSIPELIAFSSKYMTLEENDLILTGTPAGAGPVKHGDVVECGLGDIVQMKFHIKDEE from the exons ATGTcgcaaaactttttcaaatccaCTCGGAAGATTATTGGTGCTGGCGTAAATTACAA AGAGATCCTACGCGCCACGAACGGCGCCAAACCGGAGAACCCTGTGATATTCTTCAAACCAATCTCGTCACTCATTTCGTCGAACGATGAGGACACCATCAAG GTCCCGAAGGTGTTTGGAGCAATCAACTATGAGGCCGAGCTGGGGGTGGTGATCGGGAAGCGCTGCAAGAACGTGGCCCCGGACCAGGCGATGAGCTATGTGGCTGGGTATTGTTTGGCGCTCGATATGACTGGGATGGATTTTATTTTGGACGCGAGGCCAAAGGGATTGCCGTGGTGTCTGGGAAAGGGGTTCGATACTTCGACTCCGGTGAGCAGGTTGATTCATCCCGAGGAGCTTGAAGATCCGACGAATGTGCGCGTTTGGTGCAAGGTCAACGAGCAGATGAAGCAGGACGATTCGACgagcaatttgattttttcg ATCCCGGAGCTGATCGCCTTCTCGTCCAAGTACATGACGCTGGAGGAGAACGACCTGATACTGACGGGCACCCCGGCCGGGGCTGGCCCCGTCAAGCATGGCGACGTGGTCGAGTGTGGACTTGGTGATATCGTACAAATGAAATTCCACATCAAGGACGAAGAGTAG